The following are encoded in a window of Halorarum salinum genomic DNA:
- a CDS encoding L-lactate permease produces the protein MASAVELLLAALPLLLAGGLLVGFLWPATRAMPLAWVTALAVGYFAWNMPPDWLAAASIVGVMTAFEILWIVFGALLLLYTLMQAGAFDRINRGFASISDDRRVQIVLLAFFLATFIEGAAGFGTPAAVVAPLLLGLGFPALAAVVAAIIGHIIAVTYGAVGTPIIVGIQDPLSSAGFGEAISAGGMTVPEFAQTVAAWAATYHALIGWAMPLFAVGMIVHFFGEDDSRSLEQIREVVPLCVFAGLAFAVPYWLSAWFFTAEFPSLIGSMVGGAITVGALKAGYFLPETEWDFPPQEEWPSHWVGTIEPGRNGGSPSAGRATVANGGVAANSEMSIWRAWSPYVLLVVLLVITRAVDPVAAFISEPMFVLGWEGILGTDLANDVAWMSVPGFWLIVSAVLAIPIFGMSGEQVSAAWREAVEKIVAPFIALVFVIAMVQVMINSAAHPGAPAEGSMIVVLAQATASFFGPVYPFFAALIGALGAAMAGSNTVSNITFGGFQFEAAEQLGLPRQIIVGAQAVGGAIGNLVAIHNIVAALATVGLLGEEGRVMRLNLIPLVYYALGVGVLAMLFSYVLFPGLF, from the coding sequence ATGGCTAGCGCGGTCGAACTGCTGCTCGCGGCGCTACCACTGCTGCTGGCGGGCGGCCTGCTCGTCGGGTTCCTGTGGCCCGCGACGCGCGCGATGCCGCTCGCGTGGGTCACGGCGCTGGCCGTCGGCTACTTCGCCTGGAACATGCCGCCGGACTGGCTGGCCGCGGCGTCCATCGTCGGCGTCATGACGGCCTTCGAGATCCTCTGGATCGTCTTCGGGGCGCTCCTCCTGCTGTACACCCTGATGCAGGCGGGCGCGTTCGACAGGATCAACCGCGGGTTCGCGTCGATCAGCGACGACCGGCGCGTCCAGATCGTCCTGCTCGCGTTCTTCCTCGCGACGTTCATCGAGGGAGCGGCGGGCTTCGGCACGCCCGCGGCGGTCGTCGCGCCGCTGCTGCTCGGACTCGGCTTCCCGGCGCTGGCCGCCGTGGTCGCGGCCATCATCGGCCACATCATCGCCGTGACCTACGGCGCGGTCGGGACACCGATCATCGTCGGCATCCAGGACCCGCTGAGTTCGGCCGGCTTCGGGGAGGCGATCTCGGCGGGCGGGATGACGGTCCCCGAGTTCGCCCAGACCGTGGCCGCGTGGGCCGCGACCTACCACGCGCTGATCGGCTGGGCGATGCCGCTGTTCGCCGTCGGCATGATCGTGCACTTCTTCGGCGAGGACGACAGCCGGTCGCTGGAACAGATCCGAGAGGTAGTGCCGCTCTGTGTGTTCGCGGGCTTGGCGTTCGCCGTCCCGTACTGGCTGTCGGCGTGGTTCTTCACCGCCGAGTTCCCCAGCCTCATCGGCTCGATGGTCGGGGGCGCCATCACCGTCGGCGCGCTGAAGGCCGGGTACTTCCTCCCGGAGACCGAGTGGGACTTCCCCCCGCAGGAGGAGTGGCCGTCCCACTGGGTCGGCACCATCGAACCGGGCCGGAACGGCGGAAGTCCCTCGGCCGGGAGAGCCACCGTCGCCAACGGCGGGGTCGCGGCGAACTCCGAGATGTCGATCTGGCGGGCGTGGTCGCCGTACGTCCTGCTCGTCGTCCTGCTCGTGATCACCCGCGCGGTCGACCCCGTCGCGGCGTTCATCAGCGAACCGATGTTCGTCCTCGGATGGGAGGGGATCCTCGGGACGGACCTCGCCAACGACGTCGCCTGGATGAGCGTCCCTGGCTTCTGGCTCATCGTGAGCGCGGTGCTGGCGATCCCGATATTCGGCATGAGCGGCGAACAGGTCTCCGCCGCCTGGCGCGAGGCCGTCGAGAAGATCGTCGCGCCGTTCATCGCGCTCGTGTTCGTCATCGCGATGGTGCAGGTGATGATCAACTCCGCGGCACACCCCGGCGCGCCGGCCGAGGGGAGCATGATCGTCGTGCTCGCGCAGGCGACGGCGAGCTTCTTCGGCCCCGTCTACCCGTTCTTCGCCGCGCTCATCGGCGCGCTCGGCGCCGCGATGGCCGGCTCGAACACCGTCTCGAACATCACGTTCGGCGGGTTCCAGTTCGAGGCCGCCGAACAGCTCGGGCTCCCGCGACAGATCATCGTCGGCGCGCAGGCGGTCGGCGGCGCCATCGGCAACCTCGTCGCGATCCACAACATCGTGGCGGCGCTCGCGACCGTCGGGCTCCTGGGCGAGGAGGGGCGCGTCATGCGCCTGAACCTCATCCCGCTCGTCTACTACGCGCTGGGCGTCGGCGTGCTCGCGATGCTGTTCTCCTACGTCCTCTTCCCCGGCCTGTTCTGA
- a CDS encoding 2Fe-2S iron-sulfur cluster-binding protein, producing MTHTVELVVPEDADVEGAESGTTVALEVAEDQSVLGAARDAGVWLPADCQRGWCTTCAGKLLEGELDHSRARRYFEADEEEGFALLCTALPRSDCRVEVAAHGELLRHRADHDRPPGNAKLND from the coding sequence GTGACCCACACGGTCGAACTCGTCGTCCCGGAGGACGCCGACGTCGAGGGCGCGGAGTCGGGTACGACCGTTGCGCTGGAGGTCGCCGAGGACCAGTCGGTGCTCGGGGCCGCCCGCGACGCCGGGGTCTGGCTCCCCGCGGACTGCCAGCGCGGCTGGTGTACGACCTGCGCGGGGAAACTCCTGGAGGGGGAGCTCGACCACTCGCGCGCGAGACGGTACTTCGAGGCGGACGAGGAGGAGGGGTTCGCGCTGCTCTGTACCGCTCTCCCGCGGTCGGACTGCCGCGTCGAGGTGGCGGCGCACGGGGAACTGCTCCGGCACCGCGCCGACCACGACAGGCCGCCCGGAAACGCGAAGCTGAACGACTGA
- a CDS encoding ABC transporter substrate-binding protein, with the protein MNDTGISRRTYLKGAAGAGAAGLTGFAGCMGGGSNELEVLHGWTGGDGAQAEEALVEAFQEEHPDVETNFSPIGGGGNQNLDTVVANRLNSGDPPSAFAGWPGNNLTQYDGVLGDVTDVWENGLVDSHVQEAADLCQYDGEYRAVPIGSHRLNCLFYNVEVVEAAGVDPSSIDSADALLDALETVASETDATPMAQAMQGAWTTLQLVGVVLLSTGGYDAYMSFINGEGGEDAVRTAFETTAEILENHINDDASSTDLTAANEKIINGEAAFIHQGNWAAGAYRNSDGFDYDEHWGHVPFPGTEGTYTLHIDSFIMPGDNPSPESTKTFMEFVGTEKAQVAFNQYKGSIPTRTDVDTSEFGPYLEETIEDFENAEQKPPTLAHGLAVEPEQMSDLENVISSQFSGPYDVDAATEEFMSTVQG; encoded by the coding sequence ATGAACGATACCGGAATCTCACGGCGGACGTATCTGAAAGGCGCGGCGGGCGCCGGTGCCGCGGGGCTGACGGGCTTCGCTGGCTGTATGGGCGGCGGAAGCAACGAACTGGAAGTCCTCCACGGCTGGACCGGCGGCGACGGCGCCCAGGCCGAGGAGGCGCTCGTCGAGGCGTTCCAGGAGGAACACCCAGACGTCGAGACCAACTTCAGCCCCATCGGCGGCGGCGGCAACCAGAACCTGGACACCGTCGTCGCGAACCGGCTGAACAGCGGCGACCCGCCGAGCGCGTTCGCCGGGTGGCCGGGGAACAACCTCACCCAGTACGACGGCGTCCTGGGTGACGTGACGGACGTCTGGGAGAACGGCCTCGTCGACTCCCACGTCCAGGAGGCGGCCGACCTCTGCCAGTACGACGGCGAGTACCGCGCCGTCCCCATCGGCTCCCACCGGCTGAACTGCCTGTTCTACAACGTCGAGGTCGTCGAGGCGGCGGGCGTCGACCCCTCCTCGATCGACTCGGCCGACGCGCTGCTGGACGCGCTCGAGACCGTCGCGTCGGAGACGGACGCGACGCCCATGGCCCAGGCGATGCAGGGCGCGTGGACGACGCTCCAGCTCGTCGGCGTGGTGCTGCTCTCGACGGGCGGCTACGACGCCTACATGAGCTTCATCAACGGCGAGGGCGGCGAGGACGCGGTGCGGACCGCCTTCGAGACGACCGCCGAGATCCTCGAGAACCACATCAACGACGACGCGTCCTCGACGGACCTCACCGCGGCGAACGAGAAGATCATCAACGGCGAGGCGGCGTTCATCCACCAGGGGAACTGGGCCGCGGGCGCCTACCGGAACTCCGACGGCTTCGACTACGACGAGCACTGGGGCCACGTCCCCTTCCCCGGCACCGAGGGGACGTACACGCTCCACATCGACTCGTTCATCATGCCCGGCGACAACCCGTCGCCCGAGAGCACGAAGACGTTCATGGAGTTCGTCGGCACCGAGAAGGCGCAGGTCGCGTTCAACCAGTACAAGGGCTCGATCCCGACGCGGACGGACGTCGACACCAGCGAGTTCGGCCCGTACCTCGAGGAGACGATCGAGGACTTCGAGAACGCCGAGCAGAAGCCGCCGACGCTCGCGCACGGACTGGCGGTCGAGCCCGAGCAGATGAGCGACCTCGAGAACGTGATCTCCTCGCAGTTCTCCGGCCCGTACGACGTGGACGCGGCCACCGAGGAGTTCATGTCGACGGTCCAGGGCTGA
- a CDS encoding carbohydrate ABC transporter permease codes for MSTETSTGRGSFLADMNGYRVALYATLGLLVAFFLAPIEAGLVTSLKTRAAVTATAPYAPPLEGFTLANYRRALDVLLVGLFNSVLYAVPATILSALLGSMTAYGLTLVDWRYQAPVLLLFVAGIFIPYQAVLVPLTQVFNILSLNQLVVWDLLGVSSDYAGIVELVIAHVAYGLPICTILFRSYYQSMSGEMLESARLDGATLRRVYRRIVLPLSTPMFAVVLIYQFTQIWNDLLFALILVSSSSSPAAPVTLKLAGLGASLEGIDFGFRMAGAFVAALPTLLVYVAFGEEFAEGVAT; via the coding sequence ATGAGCACCGAGACATCGACCGGTCGAGGATCGTTCCTCGCCGACATGAACGGCTACCGCGTCGCCCTGTACGCGACGCTTGGACTGCTCGTGGCGTTCTTCCTCGCCCCCATCGAGGCGGGGCTCGTCACGTCGCTCAAGACCCGGGCGGCGGTCACGGCGACCGCGCCGTACGCGCCGCCGCTGGAGGGGTTCACCCTGGCGAACTACCGGCGGGCGCTCGACGTCCTGCTCGTCGGACTGTTCAACAGCGTGCTGTACGCCGTGCCGGCGACGATCCTGTCCGCGCTGCTGGGCAGCATGACCGCATACGGGCTCACGCTCGTCGACTGGAGGTACCAGGCGCCGGTGCTCCTGCTGTTCGTGGCGGGCATCTTCATCCCCTACCAGGCGGTGCTGGTTCCGCTCACGCAGGTGTTCAACATCCTGTCGCTGAACCAGCTCGTCGTCTGGGACCTGCTCGGCGTCTCGTCGGACTACGCCGGCATCGTCGAACTCGTCATCGCGCACGTCGCCTACGGGCTCCCGATCTGTACGATCCTCTTCCGCTCGTACTACCAGTCGATGAGCGGCGAGATGCTCGAGTCGGCGCGGCTCGACGGGGCGACCCTGCGGCGGGTGTACCGCCGCATCGTCCTCCCGCTGTCGACGCCGATGTTCGCGGTGGTGCTCATCTACCAGTTCACCCAGATCTGGAACGACCTGCTGTTCGCGCTCATCCTCGTCTCCTCCTCCTCGAGCCCGGCCGCGCCCGTGACGCTGAAGCTCGCGGGGCTCGGCGCGTCGCTCGAGGGCATCGACTTCGGGTTCCGGATGGCCGGCGCGTTCGTCGCCGCCCTCCCGACCCTGCTCGTCTACGTCGCGTTCGGAGAGGAGTTCGCCGAGGGGGTCGCAACGTAA
- a CDS encoding ABC transporter ATP-binding protein produces MSGLTLERLSKVFTDDDGSDIVAVDDVSVDIQDGEFLVLVGPSGCGKSTTLRMVAGLETVTSGDIRLGGESIADAGPQERDIAMVFQSYALYPHMTVRENMSFGLEESTDMPDDEIAGLVEETAAMLGIDDLLDRRPSELSGGQQQRVALGRAIVRDPEVFLMDEPLSNLDAKLRSQMRTELQRLQEDLGTTTMYVTHDQTEAMTMGDRIAVLDDGELQQAGTPLECYHRPANRFVAGFIGEPSMNFFETEAADGTLVGDDLEYELSGTSAESVGDAERVTLGIRPEDIELVDAVGGEHDFETTVDVVEPMGNENAVYLTFGDGEETFVATVGGMRSVEPGSTAVARFPEEAVHLFDGATGAALKNRALEDAAASEPRV; encoded by the coding sequence ATGTCAGGACTCACGCTCGAACGCCTGAGCAAGGTGTTCACCGACGACGACGGTAGCGACATCGTCGCGGTCGACGACGTCAGCGTCGACATCCAGGACGGGGAGTTCCTCGTCCTCGTCGGCCCGTCAGGCTGCGGCAAATCGACCACCCTGCGGATGGTCGCCGGGCTGGAGACGGTCACCTCCGGCGACATCCGGCTCGGCGGCGAGAGCATCGCCGACGCGGGGCCCCAGGAACGGGACATCGCGATGGTGTTCCAGTCGTACGCGCTCTACCCGCACATGACCGTCCGCGAGAACATGTCGTTCGGGCTGGAGGAGTCGACAGACATGCCCGACGACGAGATCGCGGGGCTCGTCGAGGAGACGGCGGCGATGCTCGGCATCGACGATCTGCTCGACCGCAGGCCCTCGGAGCTCTCGGGCGGGCAGCAGCAGCGCGTCGCGCTCGGGCGCGCCATCGTGCGCGACCCGGAGGTGTTCCTCATGGACGAACCGCTGTCGAACCTGGACGCGAAGCTCCGCTCGCAGATGCGGACGGAGCTCCAGCGCCTCCAGGAGGACCTGGGGACGACGACGATGTACGTCACCCACGACCAGACCGAGGCGATGACGATGGGCGATCGGATCGCGGTCCTCGACGACGGGGAGCTCCAGCAGGCGGGGACGCCCCTGGAGTGCTACCACCGCCCCGCGAACCGGTTCGTCGCGGGGTTCATCGGCGAGCCGTCGATGAACTTCTTCGAGACGGAGGCCGCCGACGGGACGCTCGTCGGCGACGACCTCGAGTACGAGCTGAGCGGGACGTCCGCCGAGTCCGTCGGGGACGCCGAGCGCGTCACCCTCGGCATCCGCCCGGAGGACATCGAACTCGTGGACGCCGTCGGCGGCGAACACGACTTCGAGACCACGGTCGACGTGGTCGAGCCGATGGGCAACGAGAACGCGGTGTATCTCACCTTCGGCGACGGCGAGGAGACGTTCGTCGCCACCGTGGGCGGGATGCGGAGCGTCGAGCCCGGGTCGACCGCGGTCGCCCGGTTCCCCGAGGAGGCCGTCCACCTCTTCGACGGCGCGACCGGCGCGGCGCTGAAGAACCGGGCGCTCGAGGACGCCGCCGCGTCGGAACCGCGCGTGTAG
- a CDS encoding LUD domain-containing protein: MTRRTTAAFEASLDGLDVGRTRTTPGGFEAVLREVVRQPAVGVPLPDEGLSLPASVTTDATPAELADAATGVTAAALGIADYGSVVLPSTATGAEQVSLFPPLHVAVLRESDVVAGMPEAIERLAPLLRDDRGSAVVATGPSATADMGDLVRGAHGPEEVHVVIVEDDEGTRNGTVDSAGDETSDAGEGGTTGSVDAGPAGDGDE; encoded by the coding sequence ATGACACGCCGGACGACCGCAGCGTTCGAGGCGTCGCTCGACGGGCTAGACGTCGGTCGGACGCGGACGACGCCCGGGGGGTTCGAGGCGGTCCTCCGCGAGGTCGTCCGCCAGCCGGCCGTCGGCGTCCCCCTCCCGGACGAGGGCCTGTCGCTCCCCGCGTCGGTGACGACCGACGCGACCCCCGCGGAACTCGCCGACGCGGCGACCGGCGTCACCGCCGCCGCGCTCGGGATCGCGGACTACGGCAGCGTCGTCCTCCCCTCGACCGCGACGGGCGCCGAGCAGGTCAGCCTCTTTCCCCCGCTACACGTGGCCGTGCTCCGGGAGTCCGACGTCGTCGCCGGAATGCCCGAGGCGATCGAACGGCTGGCGCCGCTCCTGCGCGACGACCGGGGGAGCGCCGTCGTCGCGACCGGACCCAGCGCCACGGCCGACATGGGGGACCTCGTCCGGGGCGCACACGGACCGGAGGAGGTCCACGTCGTCATCGTCGAGGACGACGAAGGAACCCGGAACGGGACGGTCGACTCGGCGGGCGACGAGACGTCCGACGCGGGGGAGGGGGGGACGACCGGGAGCGTCGACGCCGGACCGGCGGGTGACGGCGATGAGTGA
- the dps gene encoding DNA protection during starvation protein: MSEKPHASGTVEPGDTSKRVGVETIRERGVDVEELLGKLVDATAAEFTTYYYYTNLRMHLAGEEDYKEIAEDARLEDRAHFELMAPRIYELGGMLPNDMKEFEDRASCPSPKLPDPPTAENILEELLEAERCAIRTWSEVCDMTHGKDPRTYDLASRILNEEVDHEAWFVELLSKERDGEVNPAGHFTRGEPGDAPYSTNNRFNDSA; this comes from the coding sequence ATGTCCGAGAAGCCGCACGCGTCGGGCACGGTGGAGCCCGGCGACACGAGCAAGCGAGTCGGCGTCGAGACCATCCGAGAACGCGGCGTGGACGTCGAGGAGCTCCTCGGGAAGCTCGTCGACGCGACGGCGGCGGAGTTCACGACGTACTACTACTACACGAACCTCCGGATGCACCTCGCGGGCGAGGAGGACTACAAGGAGATCGCCGAGGACGCGCGCCTCGAGGACCGCGCGCACTTCGAGCTCATGGCCCCGCGCATCTACGAGCTCGGCGGGATGCTCCCGAACGACATGAAGGAGTTCGAGGACCGCGCGTCCTGCCCGAGCCCGAAGCTCCCCGACCCGCCGACCGCGGAGAACATCCTGGAGGAACTGCTCGAGGCCGAACGGTGTGCCATCCGGACCTGGAGCGAGGTCTGCGACATGACCCACGGGAAGGACCCGCGCACGTACGACCTCGCCTCGCGCATCCTGAACGAGGAGGTCGACCACGAGGCGTGGTTCGTCGAACTGCTCTCGAAGGAGCGGGACGGCGAGGTCAACCCCGCCGGCCACTTCACCCGCGGGGAACCCGGCGACGCGCCCTACTCGACGAACAACCGGTTCAACGACTCCGCCTGA
- a CDS encoding methylated-DNA--[protein]-cysteine S-methyltransferase, translating into MDEPFTVPTPGGTLTLDATWVAATPGEVREQAAEYDSGERTTFDVGVRYPDSFTGEVMRAMAAIPYGETRTYGDLADRLGTSPVAVGGACGRNPVPLVVPCHRVVGADGLRGFSGDGGVDQKRALLAHEGALPDAAESADGRDGTTRQLTLPDVE; encoded by the coding sequence ATGGACGAGCCGTTCACCGTCCCGACCCCCGGCGGGACGCTCACCCTCGACGCGACGTGGGTCGCCGCGACGCCCGGGGAGGTCCGCGAACAGGCGGCCGAGTACGACTCGGGAGAGCGGACGACCTTCGACGTCGGCGTCCGCTACCCCGACTCGTTCACCGGGGAGGTGATGCGCGCGATGGCGGCCATCCCGTACGGCGAGACGCGGACGTACGGCGACCTCGCCGACCGGCTCGGGACCAGCCCCGTCGCCGTCGGCGGCGCCTGCGGCCGCAACCCCGTCCCGCTCGTGGTGCCGTGTCACCGCGTCGTCGGCGCCGACGGCCTCCGCGGCTTCTCGGGCGACGGCGGCGTCGACCAGAAGCGCGCGCTGCTGGCCCACGAGGGGGCGCTGCCCGACGCGGCCGAGTCGGCGGACGGGCGCGACGGGACGACCCGACAGCTGACCCTCCCCGACGTCGAGTGA
- a CDS encoding carbohydrate ABC transporter permease has translation MRSGSGRSGDREESDGGEEGRAGTDGNGEGNRAVTDGSGGGERVATDGGVTEGRGERSRLARTFGRDFLESAPFWLPTFLLMAFFVYGTIGWNVLISLTDFSEFGSPDYSNLDFDMYVRAAGDPYVIEAAVNTFVLLVAFTLVALAIGLLVAILVDRGIRFENTFRTIYLLPMSLSFVVTAQFWLWMYDFDSGIVNATLGVVGLGPYNWIGNSSLVLWAVVFALVWQFSGYTMVVYLAALRAIPDEHFEAAKVDGASVPRMYWRVIVPQLKNATLSATVVLMVFALKAFDFLYALVGGYRPPNGADILATKMVREAYSNTNWAYGAAIAVILFAMALAVVAPYLYYQYKHDNL, from the coding sequence ATGCGTTCCGGCAGCGGTCGGTCAGGCGATCGGGAGGAGTCGGACGGGGGCGAGGAGGGGCGAGCAGGGACCGACGGCAACGGCGAGGGGAACCGAGCGGTGACCGACGGTAGCGGCGGGGGGGAACGGGTGGCGACCGACGGCGGGGTGACCGAAGGGCGGGGCGAGCGGTCGCGGCTCGCTCGCACGTTCGGCAGGGACTTCCTCGAATCGGCGCCGTTCTGGCTGCCGACGTTCCTGCTGATGGCGTTCTTCGTCTACGGGACGATCGGCTGGAACGTCCTCATCTCGCTGACCGACTTCTCGGAGTTCGGGTCGCCGGACTACTCGAACCTCGATTTCGACATGTACGTCCGGGCGGCCGGCGACCCGTACGTGATAGAGGCCGCGGTCAACACGTTCGTCCTGCTGGTCGCGTTCACGCTCGTCGCGCTCGCCATCGGGCTGCTGGTGGCGATCCTCGTGGACCGCGGGATCCGGTTCGAGAACACGTTCCGGACCATCTACCTGCTGCCGATGAGCCTGTCGTTCGTCGTGACCGCGCAGTTCTGGCTGTGGATGTACGACTTCGACAGCGGCATCGTCAACGCGACGCTCGGCGTCGTCGGCCTCGGACCGTACAACTGGATCGGCAACTCCAGTCTGGTGCTGTGGGCGGTCGTCTTCGCGCTGGTCTGGCAGTTCAGCGGCTACACGATGGTCGTCTACCTCGCCGCGCTCCGGGCCATCCCGGACGAGCACTTCGAGGCCGCGAAGGTGGACGGCGCCAGCGTCCCGCGGATGTACTGGCGGGTCATCGTCCCCCAGCTGAAGAACGCGACGCTCAGCGCCACCGTCGTCCTGATGGTGTTCGCGCTGAAGGCGTTCGACTTCCTCTACGCGCTCGTCGGGGGGTACCGCCCGCCCAACGGCGCGGACATCCTCGCGACGAAGATGGTCCGTGAGGCGTACAGCAACACGAACTGGGCGTACGGCGCGGCCATCGCGGTCATCCTGTTCGCGATGGCGCTCGCGGTCGTCGCCCCGTACCTCTACTACCAGTACAAGCACGACAACCTATGA
- a CDS encoding DEAD/DEAH box helicase, translating to MDETVAWLRDRPYYEGQIAAERTLPGRQAAVRGLDLEPRLAEALEGEGIERLYEHQARAIEATRDEDDVVLATRTASGKSLAYTVPAFENAMDHGGRTLYLAPQNALISDQSGTLSGLAEGLGFGSRVSVDQYTGRLSDAEKRDVRSRRPTVLLSNPDMLHYALLPWAYKHWEWFFSSLELVVIDEVHGYRGVFGSQVALTMRRLNRICERYGADPQFVCCSATVGNPVEHASRVTGHPEEGFTLVDEDASARGPRNWVLWNPPEYGDEIADRQSGRRRSSHTEAKRLFCDLVSRGHQTLVFTRARQTAERYATDSAEELRNRGRDDLAGDVEAYQAALTHERRREIEDGLHSGDVRGVWSTNALELGVDVGGLDAVILDGYPGTRMSAFQRAGRAGRGEDPALVVMVGGEDQLDQYLMANPEDFFDGDPEKAMVDPRNDELRPGHVACAAAENWLSRGDERHFGEGFPGLVSDLETVGTLERRTTADGIRWTHAGGESPQHSMSLRTIDEREVTLLDGRSNDRVATLSFSDALRDAHPGAIYHQQGQSYEVVDLDLERDVARLQPTWADYYTKVLTDKEVTVEADRREKPLEDRPDTPVRFADVTVTEQITGFERRDGSTGETLGTELLDLPETSLRTTAVYYTVPDDVESEMRSIGGEAGFNGGIHAAEHGMISLMPLSLLCDRADVGGLSTPYHPHTGRSTVFVYDGYPGGVGLTREAYGFAADLMGRTARLIAACDCADGCPACVQSPHCGNANDPLSKPEAVTLLNALAGTDEPVP from the coding sequence GTGGACGAAACCGTCGCGTGGCTGCGGGACCGCCCCTACTACGAGGGGCAGATCGCCGCCGAGCGGACGCTCCCGGGCCGGCAGGCGGCGGTCCGGGGCCTCGACCTCGAACCGCGGCTGGCCGAGGCGCTCGAGGGCGAGGGGATCGAGCGCCTCTACGAGCACCAGGCGCGGGCGATCGAGGCGACACGCGACGAGGACGACGTGGTGCTCGCGACGCGGACGGCGAGCGGGAAGTCGCTCGCCTACACGGTGCCGGCGTTCGAGAACGCGATGGACCACGGCGGGCGGACGCTGTATCTCGCGCCCCAGAACGCGCTCATCTCCGACCAGTCCGGGACGCTCTCGGGGCTGGCGGAGGGGCTCGGCTTCGGCTCGCGCGTCTCGGTCGACCAGTACACGGGCCGGCTCTCGGACGCCGAGAAGCGGGACGTCCGGAGCCGGCGGCCGACCGTCCTCCTCTCGAACCCGGACATGCTCCACTACGCGCTGCTCCCCTGGGCGTACAAGCACTGGGAGTGGTTCTTCTCCTCGCTCGAACTCGTCGTCATCGACGAGGTGCACGGCTACCGGGGCGTGTTCGGCTCGCAGGTCGCGCTGACGATGCGGCGGCTGAACCGGATCTGCGAGCGGTACGGCGCCGACCCGCAGTTCGTCTGCTGCTCGGCGACCGTCGGCAACCCCGTCGAGCACGCGAGCAGGGTCACGGGCCACCCCGAGGAGGGGTTCACGCTCGTCGACGAGGACGCCTCCGCGCGCGGACCCCGCAACTGGGTGCTCTGGAACCCGCCGGAGTACGGGGACGAGATCGCGGACCGGCAGTCCGGCCGGCGACGGTCGAGCCACACGGAGGCGAAGCGGCTCTTCTGTGACCTCGTCTCGAGGGGGCACCAGACGCTCGTGTTCACGCGTGCGAGACAGACCGCCGAACGGTACGCGACCGACTCCGCCGAGGAGCTCCGGAACCGGGGACGCGACGACCTCGCGGGCGACGTCGAGGCGTACCAGGCCGCGCTCACCCACGAGCGGCGGCGGGAGATCGAGGACGGCCTCCACTCGGGGGACGTGCGCGGCGTCTGGTCGACGAACGCGCTCGAACTCGGCGTCGACGTCGGCGGGCTGGACGCGGTGATCCTCGACGGCTACCCGGGCACCCGGATGTCCGCGTTCCAGCGGGCCGGGCGCGCCGGGCGTGGCGAGGACCCGGCGCTCGTCGTGATGGTCGGCGGCGAGGACCAGCTCGACCAGTACCTGATGGCGAACCCGGAGGACTTCTTCGACGGCGATCCCGAGAAGGCGATGGTCGACCCGCGGAACGACGAACTCCGCCCCGGACACGTCGCTTGCGCGGCCGCGGAGAACTGGCTCTCGCGGGGCGACGAGCGCCACTTCGGCGAGGGGTTCCCCGGGCTCGTCTCGGACCTCGAGACGGTCGGGACCCTGGAGCGGCGCACCACGGCCGACGGGATCCGCTGGACCCACGCGGGCGGGGAGAGCCCACAGCACTCCATGAGCCTCCGCACCATCGACGAGCGCGAGGTGACCCTGCTCGACGGCCGCTCCAACGACCGCGTCGCGACGCTGTCGTTCTCGGACGCGCTCCGGGACGCCCACCCTGGGGCGATCTACCACCAGCAGGGGCAGTCCTACGAGGTCGTCGACCTGGACCTCGAGCGCGACGTCGCCCGGCTCCAGCCCACGTGGGCCGACTACTACACGAAGGTCCTCACCGACAAGGAGGTGACCGTGGAGGCGGACCGTCGGGAGAAGCCGCTGGAGGACAGGCCCGACACGCCCGTCAGGTTCGCGGACGTCACCGTCACCGAGCAGATAACCGGGTTCGAGCGACGCGACGGCTCGACCGGGGAGACGCTCGGCACCGAACTCCTCGACCTGCCCGAGACGAGCCTCCGGACCACGGCCGTCTACTACACCGTCCCCGACGACGTGGAGTCCGAGATGCGGTCCATCGGCGGGGAGGCGGGGTTCAACGGCGGCATCCACGCGGCCGAACACGGGATGATATCGCTCATGCCGCTCTCGCTGCTGTGTGACCGGGCCGACGTCGGCGGCCTCTCGACGCCGTACCACCCCCACACGGGGCGGTCGACGGTGTTCGTCTACGACGGCTACCCCGGCGGGGTCGGCCTCACGCGCGAGGCGTACGGCTTCGCCGCGGACCTGATGGGTCGAACCGCGCGGCTGATCGCCGCCTGCGACTGCGCGGACGGCTGCCCGGCCTGCGTGCAGTCGCCCCACTGCGGGAACGCGAACGACCCCCTCTCGAAGCCCGAGGCGGTGACGCTGCTGAACGCGCTGGCCGGGACGGACGAACCGGTGCCGTGA